The Desulfurispira natronophila genome contains the following window.
GTGGAGCATCCTATGGAGGACAAGCACTATATTGAGTGGATTGAGGTTATTGCCGGAGACAAGTTCTACGTTCAGTTTCTTAATCCAGGCGAAAAGCCGGTGGCTACATTCCCCGTTACTGACGATAATGTTGTCGTGCGGGAGTACTGTAATCTTCACGGCCTGTGGAAAGCCTGATCCACTCAAGCACCAACAAGAAATTTCAGCGGCAGACCCCTTGATGTTACGTCAAGGGGTCTGTGCGTACTGCGGCAGGAGTTGAACATGCTTTTTCAAAAGGGATATATGCAAATCTATACCGGCAATGGCAAGGGCAAGACTACCGCTTCCCTGGGGCTGGCGCTTCGGTGCGTTGGGGCAGGTGGCCGGGTTTTTATCAGCCAGTTTCTCAAGGACGGAGACTATTCGGAGAGCGCAGGACTAGGCTACTTTGGTGACTGTGTCACCCATGAAACATCAGGCTGCGGTCACTTTGTGCGGGGAAAACCTTCAGAAGAAGACAAGGCCAAGGCTGTTGAGGGGCTGGAACGAGCCCGCCTGGCCATGCTCAGCGGTGAGTACAACATGGTTATTTTAGATGAAGCCAATGTGGCGGCTGCCATCGGTTTGATTCCTCTGGAGTCCTTACAGCAGTTGGTTGCCCAGCGACCGGAATCGGTGGAGTTGGTTCTTACAGGCCGGGATGCACATCCGGAGCTGATGGATATGGCGGATCTGGTTACCCGTATGGAAGAGGTGAAGCACTACTACCGTGCTGGTGTGGCAGCGCGAGTGGGAATAGAGAAGTAGCAACAGGCAGCTGAGACACTCGTTATCGACAGATACATTGCGCTCGCAAAGTCCTATCCCTCCGGGATAAACCCGCGGGGGTGGCGATAGATTTCGTCGGGAGGAAACTGACAGAAGTTTGCTTCTCCCTGCAATATCTGGGCGTGCACCAGCAGGGCCGGGTGATCCTGAACCTGGCCCCGCGCATGGGGAGGGCGCACAGCCACTTCCAGTTCAAAGGCAGTGCGAAAGTACTCCTTGATCTGTTGCCGGGAGGTGACCCCAACCGCCAGTACAAAAGGGGCAAAGCTGTCACTGTATGCAGAGTAGTAACAGCGGTGGCGCTGATGGAGCCACAGGTAGACCCGGGCGCGACGATAGTCAAAGGCTGTTCTTGGCAGGCGGGTGACTGCCGCAGGCTCAGTGGTGCCGCTATGCCGGGCGTAGCAGCAGTGGGTCTTGACTGGACAGATGTGGCAATGGGGTGTGCGCTGACACAGAGTGGCAGCAAAATCCATGACTGCTCCGTTAAAGCGTGCCATGTCGACCTCTTCTCTGCTGATAATGTTTTCCACGGAAACCTTGTCGACCTTGGCCTTGCGGTTTCCATGAAGATAACGGCCAAAAACCTTTTGCATATTGGTGTCAAAGGCGAGATGAGGCAGGCCGTAGCCAAAGCTGAGAATGGCGCTGGCAGTATACTCACCTATTCCTGGCAGAGCCATGAGTGCTTTTTTCTCCCGTGGGAATTCTCCCTCGTAAAACTTCACCACTTGAGAGGCACAAGCGAGCATATTTTCACCGCGGCGGTAGTAGCCCAGCCCCCGGTAGAGGGGAAGAAACTCTTCCCAGCTGGCACAGGAGAGGCAGAAAATGTCGGGGAATCGCTCCATAAATGCCAGGTAATAGGGTATTACTCGCTGTACCTGGGTTTGCTGCAGCATGACTTCGCTGACCCAGACACCGTAGGGGGTGGTGTGGGTTTGTCGCCATGGCAGTTCGTGGCGACCCTGCTGGCGGGCGAAGGAGTCCATGGCCCGGATAAAGGGTGAAAGTTCGTGCATCAGGGAACCTGGATCGTGTGTTCCTCCGATGGCCCGGAGATGGTGTGGGCATCTATGCGCAGGAAAGCCTTGTAGCGATAGGTGCGGCCCGCTGTGAGGCGGGAGTCGGTGTATTCGTTCTGGTCAGTAATGGCCAGGGACTCAAAGGGGCGGTCCAGGCTTGAGCGCACAATTTCAAAGCGCCCTTCCTCTTCAGATTTCAGGGTTATCTGTACGGCTCCGGCCCGATACTTGACTTCCATTTGTGGCGGCTCCGGTAACGGGCGATAGTTTACGGTAATAGTGGGGGAGGATGAATGTCGCCCATCCTGATTGCCGGCACAGGTGTAGCGGTAGTGGGTGGTTCCATAGTCAAGATCGCTGTCCATATGCACAATATTGGGGCGATCGTGGCGCATGATCACCTGTGGGGGAGCGAAAGTACCGCTTTCCAGGTCCTTCTCGGCCCGCAGAATACCCGTCTCGCCCCGAAAAAAGGGAGGGAACTTGCAGGTAACAAGAATACCCCGCTCGCCACTGTTGACGGCCTCGATAAGGATGTCTTTGTCTTCTTCTTCCGCCAGTATAATGTCGGTCTTGACGCCACAGCTTGCCAGCAGTAATGGCATCGCCAGCAGGCACAGCAGCCACCAGTGATGGCCCATTAGTCGCTTCTTCCCGGGGTGAATTCAGGTCGCTGGCGAATGGCACTGAGCTGTTGCTCCACTTGCTGGTGGGAGGTACCTCCGTAGCTGTTGCGAGCGGCGACACTTTTTTCTACGGTGATGTAATCAAAAATATCCTCTTTTATGACGTCGCTGAATCGCTGCATTTGCTCCAGGGTCAAGTCCGGCAGGTCGGTCTTTTCCCGTTCACAGTGGGCGACCATTTTACCCACGACTTCATGGGCCTGACGGAAGGGAAGCCCGCCCCGTACCAGGTAGTCGGCCAGATCGGTGGCGGTGGAGAAGCCAGCTCCGGCTGCCTGTGCCATGCGCTGATGGTTGAAGGTGGCGGTGCGAATCATTTCGGCGTAGATGCGCAGGGAGCCGACGACGGTATCGATGGTATCGAAGAGCGGCTCCTTGTCCTCCTGCATGTCTTTGTTGTAGGCAAGAGGCAAGCCCTTCATGACGGTCAGCAGGGCCATGAGGTTGCCGTAGACGCGGCCGGTCTTGCCGCGAACCAGCTCGCTCATGTCTGGATTGCGTTTCTGAGGCATGATACTGGAGCCTGTACAGTAGCCGTCGCTAAGGTGCACAAACTGGAACTCAGAAGAGCTCCAGAGGATAAACTCCTCCGAGAGCCGGGAGAGGTGCATCATAACAAGGGAGGCGGCGGAGCAGATTTCAATAAAGGCGTCGCGGTCACTTACCGTATCAAGACTGTTGCGGCTGACTCCGTCAAAACCCAACTCCTGGGCAACCCAGTGGCGATCAATGTTAAAGGTGGTTCCCGCCAGGGCACCAGCGCCCAGGGGGAGGATATTGACTCGTGAGAGAATTTCGTCAAAGCGCTGGGCGTCGCGGTCAAACATCTCGAAGTAGGCCAGCAGGTGGTGGGCCAGTAGTACGGGCTGGGCTGTTTGCAGGTGGGTGTAGCCGGGCATGACGGTTTCCCGATGCTCCTCTGCTTGCTCCAGCAGCGCTGTCTGTAGTTGTTGGAGGCGCTGTAATATCTCTTTTACCGCATCGCGCAGAAAGAGGCGGCTGTCCAGGGCCACCTGGTCGTTACGGCTGCGTCCGGTGTGCAGCTTTCCTCCTACTGGACCGATAAGGTCGATGAGACGTTTTTCAATGTTCATATGAACATCTTCCAGGCTGACCTGAAATTCAAATTCGCCGGAGTTGATTTCCAACATGATGTTCTCCAGGCCGGAGACAATCATGTCGCACTCTACGTCATGGATAATGCCCTGGCGGGCCAGCATGCGGCAGTGGGCGATAGAGCCGATAATATCGTAGCGGTAGAGGCGCTGGTCATAGCCGACACTGGCGCCGAACTCTTCGGTAAACTGGGCCATAGGCTGGGAGAACCGACCGCCCCATAGCTTTTTTTCTGAAGATGGTTGCTGGTGATCGTGTTTCACGTTGTGCTTCCTTGGTTGGGAGATTTATGATGCTAAATTTGTGTACCGTTTCACGGCAATGTAGTTGTTGATGTTTTTCAACATGAGTGCCAGATTTTGAGTGCAGTAACGCTGAAAACTATAGCATATTTCTGTCTTTCACCAAATACTACAATTTCCCTCATCGTGTGCGGGAAAATTGCCTTCTGCAGGTGTCCCGACGCCAAAAGAGAAATATTGTATCTGTGTGACCATCAAATCGCACTGTCTGTTACCTGTCGCTTGATTTTGCAAATGAAAACTGCTACAGAGGCTTGCGTTCAGGTTTTAATGACGAAAGCGCAGTTATCCTTGGATTTCGCAAGGCTACCCTCTGATGTCTTGCTTGGCAGGCCGCGAATGATTGCTGAAAACAATTGCCATTGAAAAGAGTGTTTTATGCCACGAACATCTTCCTGCCCCATTCATAGTATCCGTCTGGTTGCCTCCTTGGTAGCTGCGGCGCTTCTTTGTCTGGTGATGGGGCTGGTGATTGCCGGCACTGCGGGCGCAAACATTGACAGTCTGTTGCAGCCATCGTTCTTTGCGGGAGCTTTGGCCGGGTTGGGGTTGTTTGGCGTTGCTGGTTATATCGTTGTGCATCGCCAGGTGCAGGTGCCTTTGGGTAAAATGTCCAGGGACTTTACTGAGGCGGAGGACCGGGAAGGCGCAGAGCGGGACTACTATCTCACGATTTTCAATAATTTTGTCACTATAGTGTGGCGTGCTGACTCCCGGGGCAATGTGGACTACCTCAATGCTCGCTGGGGCGAATTTACCGGTTGTCCGCTAGAGGATGATCTTGGTCAAGGCTGGTTTGCGCGACTCCACCCAGAGGATCGAGCTCACGTGGAGGAGCTGTTTGATCACCATATGCAATCTCGCACTTCTTATCGTTCCGAGTATCGTTTGCAACATCACAGTGGTGAGTATCGATGGGTCGTGGATATGGGTGTGCCCTTTTCG
Protein-coding sequences here:
- a CDS encoding cob(I)yrinic acid a,c-diamide adenosyltransferase, producing MLFQKGYMQIYTGNGKGKTTASLGLALRCVGAGGRVFISQFLKDGDYSESAGLGYFGDCVTHETSGCGHFVRGKPSEEDKAKAVEGLERARLAMLSGEYNMVILDEANVAAAIGLIPLESLQQLVAQRPESVELVLTGRDAHPELMDMADLVTRMEEVKHYYRAGVAARVGIEK
- a CDS encoding A/G-specific adenine glycosylase; protein product: MHELSPFIRAMDSFARQQGRHELPWRQTHTTPYGVWVSEVMLQQTQVQRVIPYYLAFMERFPDIFCLSCASWEEFLPLYRGLGYYRRGENMLACASQVVKFYEGEFPREKKALMALPGIGEYTASAILSFGYGLPHLAFDTNMQKVFGRYLHGNRKAKVDKVSVENIISREEVDMARFNGAVMDFAATLCQRTPHCHICPVKTHCCYARHSGTTEPAAVTRLPRTAFDYRRARVYLWLHQRHRCYYSAYSDSFAPFVLAVGVTSRQQIKEYFRTAFELEVAVRPPHARGQVQDHPALLVHAQILQGEANFCQFPPDEIYRHPRGFIPEG
- the argH gene encoding argininosuccinate lyase, producing the protein MKHDHQQPSSEKKLWGGRFSQPMAQFTEEFGASVGYDQRLYRYDIIGSIAHCRMLARQGIIHDVECDMIVSGLENIMLEINSGEFEFQVSLEDVHMNIEKRLIDLIGPVGGKLHTGRSRNDQVALDSRLFLRDAVKEILQRLQQLQTALLEQAEEHRETVMPGYTHLQTAQPVLLAHHLLAYFEMFDRDAQRFDEILSRVNILPLGAGALAGTTFNIDRHWVAQELGFDGVSRNSLDTVSDRDAFIEICSAASLVMMHLSRLSEEFILWSSSEFQFVHLSDGYCTGSSIMPQKRNPDMSELVRGKTGRVYGNLMALLTVMKGLPLAYNKDMQEDKEPLFDTIDTVVGSLRIYAEMIRTATFNHQRMAQAAGAGFSTATDLADYLVRGGLPFRQAHEVVGKMVAHCEREKTDLPDLTLEQMQRFSDVIKEDIFDYITVEKSVAARNSYGGTSHQQVEQQLSAIRQRPEFTPGRSD